A genomic region of Bubalus kerabau isolate K-KA32 ecotype Philippines breed swamp buffalo chromosome 10, PCC_UOA_SB_1v2, whole genome shotgun sequence contains the following coding sequences:
- the LOC129621011 gene encoding small ubiquitin-related modifier 1-like, with protein MSDQKAKSSVEDLGDKKRGEHIKLKITGQDSSEIHFKVKNDDISQETQRSNCQRQGIHMNSTRFLFEGQSTGDNHTPKDLGLKGQDVIEVYQEQTGGHSMV; from the coding sequence ATGTCTGACCAGAAGGCAAAATCTTCAGTTGAGGACTTGGGGGATAAGAAGAGAGGAGAACATATTAAACTCAAAATTACTGGACAGGATAGCAGTGAGATTCACTTCAAAGTGAAAAATGATGACATATCTCAAGAAACTCAAAGAAGCAACTGTCAAAGACAGGGAATTCACATGAATTCAACCAGGTTTCTCTTTGAAGGCCAGAGCACTGGTGATAATCATACTCCAAAAGACTTGGGATTGAAGGGACAAGATGTGATTGAAGTTTATCAGGAACAAACAGGGGGTCATTCAATGGTTtag